GCTGAGGAGAGACACCTGTGGGTGACTCTGGGGGACGGCTGGACCAAGTGCAGGTgagatgtgcagcagcagcagcaggtggtggatGTGGCTTCACGTGGCTAAAGGCTGCTGTCGGACTCGTCCAGGTTGGAGTGGCCCAAGGACCACTACTTTCCTCCCTGTGTCCTGAGGTTCCGTGATGGCTGGGAGCCGCCTGCGTTGGCGGCGCCAACCCTGAGTCGGGACCAGGAGCTGACCCAGCTGGCTGAGACCCTGGCCCATGCTGACATTCAGAGACAAGAGGAGTTAAAGGTCAGACTGGCCTCCAACACCCGTACATGGTTATGAATGAAAGAGTGATGACGGTGTTTCTTTGCAGATCTTCCCTCCGGCTGATGGGTACGCTCTCACCAACACCGACTACAAACGCATGCAGATCCTGGATCAGGACTCGGCCGTGGCAGCATTTAAACAGGCCGTCAGCTGCCGTGTAGACCGGTAACTAAGCCCTGAAGAACTGGTCCCAGCTGGAATCTGTGTTTACATCACCGATTAATTGATGcatgtgtctttttttaactgaagtctttttcatctttttctgtttgtctcgtTGTGGTAATGGTGTAAAACTAAGGAGACTTTCTCTGGTGTTTCTCCTTTAGCTGATTTCTGATCTGCATTTAATTAAACACTTAAACTTTCTTCTTTGTAATCAAATTCCAAGTTGGGACATTTCTCCATGGCTGAAGTTCATCCTGTTATTATTGAGCCAAGTCAAGCTTAGCTTATTAGTTAATCATTAGAATTCTTGAATTATTTTCATGGATGTAGGAACATTAATATCTCAACCCCACCATTCCAAAGCTCATTTCCTCCATCTTACCTAATGTCTTTTAAATTGGATTGTGATGTTTCAGAAGCTTTGATGTCGACGGCAGAGGCCAAACTAAACTGTTTGCCAAATCTAAATATGACTTTGTGGCGAGAAACAACACAGAGCTGTCAGTTGTCAAAGACGAAGTGGTGGAGGTAGGTTCTGTACGGTACTGGTTCTGTTTGAGTGTAATCACCATAAGTTTTTCACTCCCCTCAGCAGTCAGTCAAAGTCTTCTTGTAAACAACACATGGCTTGTATCTATGGTAGTAGGACCGGCCCGTGTCTCCAGGTTCTGATCAATGTGATGAACACTCGTCTGTCAGGTGCTCGACGACAGGAAGCAGTGGTGGAAGGTCAGGAACGGTTCTGGGGCATCCGGCTACGTGCCCAACAACATCCTGGACAGCACCAAAGCCGTGGACATCACAGGCCGAGGAGAGCCCATCTACAGCCACACTATCCAGGTCAGAACCGGTCCAGTGGTCACTGCATTACGTCAGGGATGAACAGAATGTAGTGTTATTATAAATGACCGCGTCTCTAGGAACCAAATGTTCCAAAACAAAATGATGCTTTTAAGTTAAGAATGACTCTGTACTCCGCAGTAGTACCTCTGCCACTACTGCAGACATGTACCACCGTGTACTTTTAAACAGGAGCTGATCACCAATAAGTAAACGTCTTCACGTCTCTGTGTCTCACTGTCTCATTGCCGCTGTCTCATTGTTCTAATGTTAAAGCTCATGATGCCAAAGCGGgagtttgagttgtttaagGTAGGACCATGGTTGCGTGTTCATTAGCTGCACGTTGTTTGCTGTGGATCTTAAAGGAACAGTGTGGTGTTGTGTGAATgtggacagagcagaacagaacctctgatGGTTCTTGACCCAGATGtcagtctgctgctgtgtggagtGATAGACTGAGACCCAGCAGATGATTGCGCCTCTGTAGTGTAGGTTTCCCTCAGTGAATCTGTTCACGTGAACAGGAActcatcctccatctcatcATGTTTCATTCTATGTTGGCAGCAACTACTTGGAGAGTTGAATGaggtaaacacagacacaaatgtcacatttggACAGTGTTCAGTCTTTGGACAGTTTTCATCATAACCTCATTAGAAGTCTGTGAGAATCATAAGCCAGCACTGGCCGTTTGATTCATTCATGGACACAATGAAAACTGTCCAAATCCTTGTGTCCAGTTCTGTCCTCACCACCCGTCCCCTTCTGTGTCCTAGAAGCAGACCACCAGGACCGACTACGTGCCCAGTAAACCTGTGGTAACGCAGATGCCTCCAGCCCCGACGCCGCCTCCGGGCCCCACCGGACTCCccacgccgccgctgcctcctcctgctgcagaacctgccAAAGCCTGTCAACCTGTCAGCCGCCAAAACAGCACCACGTCCAGCGACAACGGCAGTCAGAGGCCGGCAGTAGTCAACCGTGAGTCCCGCAGGAGGGAAAGCGTGCTCGTCTGTGTGCCGCTCCATTTCATGGCCGCTCTTCATGTGTGCAGGCAGGAAATCAAACATGGAGGAGGTTCAGGATGAGCTGATGCACAGACTGACTCTGGGCCGCAGCGCCCAGAAGAagctcccagctcctcctcgcagcaacagcagcctgctgtccaTCAGCATCACCTACGATTCGGCCCCTGATGAGGTCAAAGCCTGGCTGGAGGCCAAGGGCTTCAGCCCCGTGTGAGTCTGCGTGTGCTCCCGTCTAACAGTACAGTTACAGTGGGACTGTAGTTTAGAGCTGTCTCTACCAGCTTTAACGTGAAGACTTCCCGTTTCCTGTGTGcagcaccatcaccagcctCGGCGTGCTGACTGGAGCTCAGCTCTTTTCCCTCaacaaggaggagctgaagacggTTTGTCCAGATGACGGCGCTCGAGTCTACAGCCAGGTGACGGTGCAGAAGGCGGCGCTCGAGGTGGGTGCTCACGTCCTCGCTGGAAATattcctcagtgtgtgtgaagctgtgttcAGGTGTTGGTTCCTGGTATGTTGTCGCATGGTCAGAGGAGCTCAGATCTATAAAGATATTACAGAAGCTTATTAATGAAGAACACACtgaaagcagctgcttcctctcaATGAGGGTCCAGAGGGATTGAGGCGTCTCTTTAGGTTTTACTGCTCCATTTTCCTTTGCTGTCACGTTTTGTAGTTTGTGTAGAACTTGAATGTAAATATGTAACTGTAAACGTAGAACAAGAGAGCGTCGGCAGGTCAGTTTTATCTGTGATGAATACACTGTTAAACATCAACACATTCTCTTATCCGTTTATTTCTGCACAGGACCTGATGTCCAGTGTCTGAACGAATGCTCCAACTAACCACCTAATGTAATTATGCATTTAGTGACTTTAACCCTAAAACACGGATGACCTGCAACTACACTTCCTCTGATAAGAGCCAGTTGACCTGATGACGTGCTAGATAGCCGTGTTAGCTGCTTTAGCGTGTGCTCTGGACACTCTGGAGGTCTGTTTAGTGAAGCCTTTATCACCCAACTCTGGCAAGGtctggtgtgtggtgtgtgtctcCACCTGCAGGTCTTCTTCTGACGCTCCTTTGATCTTCTGTTACCACGTTCGTTAAGGTATGAAGGTAAAACCAGTGTTCACTGCTTCCTTCTGGTGGTCAGATTCAATGGAGCCACTTTAAGACATCTCATTATTACCCAGATCCTGAGGACTCTGTTGTGACCAAGAGAACGTGGCTCATATTTGAACTAAACTTTATTGCCTGACTTGAGCAGGTTAACCACTGACTTGATCTTCTTTGCTTGACCCTTGCTGGTTTTGACTGAATAATTACttctattcattttttttatatttctaatAATATCTTTGCAAGTTTGTGACCTTTAACGTTGGCCTTGTTGGTCAGTAGGTTGCCGTGGTGACCAGCAGTATTCTGAATCTGGCCGTCAGAAGGAGCCTTGGGTTTTGTTCGTAGCAGTAACTAAGGTAGCGCCGGTATTTGTCCCCCTGCTGTGGCTGTGTAGTGTGAGGCAACAACTCCTAACAACTCCATGAATTAACCAGAtcctcttgacctttgacctttacctGTCTGCAGCCCCCCATCCCCCCACATAGAGCGCAGCATGTACACCGATCTGTGGCTGGAATGAAACCTTAACGAACAGTGTTGGCTTACTTTTGAGGACCTTTTTGCAAATCTCCATatcaatattttatttcttcTAAAAAACAATTTCTTAACATTATGAAAAACTGGAACCGTGGTTGTACAAATCTGACTTCTCCTCCATCATAAAGCATCTTTTTGTGTGCAGCTGGTTCCACAAAGATGAGAGCTGACATctaaaaaagctaaaaacgtGAAAGTTAACATGAACTAATGCTAAGACAAATTTCTTTTTCTCCATAAATGGGACTTATAATTGCATTAAAGAAATGGTTCCAGGTGTTTGTCTACATCCAGGTTTTAAGTTGTGATGCATTTTCTCATTCATTCAGTCCAGGAAGGacgttttgtttgttgtgtgcgCGAATCCAGTCCAGCAGATCTTTTACCCAGCATGCCTCCTGATTCACACTGCAGGTTTTCATGCTCGTGCTCTTTCCAGCTTGCAGCAGCAGTCACCGCAGGCTTCCTGAGGTTTGTTAAGGCCCCTGGCTGAGTTTGCATGGAGTTAAGGAAAGTGAAGTAGAGCTGATCTCTAATTATCTGTTATTCGCTTCTTACATCACCCCCTTGCTTTCAAATGGCTCAGGTGTTTTCAGTCAGACGGGACAAAGCATCTTGGCGATAAAGATTCAATCAACTGATCAAGTCCAGCctcactgactgaacacacctgatcctgTTCCAGTCAGAAGACCAGGGTTGGACACACCTGGCCTCTGTAATGAGAGCTGGTGGTAATGAAGCTAAGGAAGAAGCCCAGACACACGTGATCCAGGACTAAACCCATGAGCAGAGCCAGCGCCTCCAGGTCGTGACCGACCAGAGGATCAGTAGATTGTTGTCGGCttcagaggcagaaagagatGAAGGCGAGACTCTCAGGAGGCTGTCATGACCCACATGTCCCTGTGCTGTTTGGTGGGGAACCAGAGAGGAACACGGGTTGGAGTAAAGCAGCTGTAATAGACCCACTGCCGTGCTGCTTCATGACTTGTCTTCAGGAAAACTGCTTTTACTTTATTATGTCTCCGTTCAATATGAAGCAAACACATCATTCAGCACCAGTAATTAGTGCTAGTATGAATTAGTTAGTGATTTGAAGTTATCTATCTAAGCGGTTGTGGGGCTGTTGAAGGTCATGCAGAGGCCTGAGAGTCTCCCAGTCTGTGCTGGTTCAGCGTCCCGTTCTAACCTCCGTTTATGTCCTTCTCTCTGCAGAAGAGTTcaggctctgagctgcaggagatcaTGAGGCGGCGGCAGGAGAAACTGGCAGCCAGCACCTGTGACTCAGGGGTGGAGTCTTTTGATGAGGGCAGCACCCACTGAGTTCCATGTGGCTTCCCCTGTGCTTCTCTCTTCGCTGTCTTTGCTTTCCCCGCTGTTTCCTCGCACTCAGGCGGCGGCCGACCGGGCCCAGTTCGTGGAGATCATGCGGCGCAGGCAGGAACTCCTCAGCTCGTCCCCATAACCATAACTACAAGCGGCACCGAGCATTCTGCCACGATTGCCTGACGTTCGCCTGAACACTTTGGGACTGGGTGTTACTCTGTGACATTGTCTTTGTAGATGTGAAGAAAAGCTGCTCAGTAGCTCGTGCTCCAAAGCCTCTCAGTATTAGAGCAGCTGCTAGTTCCGGTGCAGTCTGTGCTCATGTCTGGAAACCCCTGCAGCACACACCACAACATCTAAAGTCAGATTCCAGCTGTGATCCGTTGTTTTCCTTGGTGAGCGAAGGCAGTTGTGGTCCAGATGACACTTCAAACCTGAAGCGCCTCAGCTGCTGTATGAAAACCCTGAATAACATGAATAGACTCGTAACGTTCTGTGGATGTTCTGTAGCACTTTGATGCTGTCACGCTGCCATGAACCCTTTCAGAACCCGCAAACCGGGCCATTGTACAGATACATAAGGTGAACGTCCACAATGTTATTGTAGAAAAAAATTAAGGAAGGtaatttataataaatgtaaatgtcagctTTGGCCAAGAGATTAATCTAATCTTATCAGGATGTAACATTTTTATTCATGGATGCACACAAATGTTATGTTTATACATATTTCAACATCGTGCTCAGAGTTGGACTGAAACCATCGGATTTATTCTGGCTCATTGGAACCGAGTGATGACTGTGGAGCTGTGTTCTGACCCAAACCTGTTCCAGTACAGCTTTATTCAACCACAACAACCTGTCAGTGCATctgctcccacctcctcctggttTGCTGTAACAGTCGTCTGGTCCTGGAAGGCCTTCTAAGGGATGAACGGTGGCAGCAGCTGATTGAGGAACATGAATGTAATGTGAGCTTTAGCGCTTCAGGCCGCGTGTTAGTTCGTGCTGGACACGAACTCAACCAATCAATGAAGAAAAGGCTGAAACACTCACAAACCGGATCAAAGGCCTGCTCTGTCCTACGTGGGAAACCTGCCACTGACCCAGGATCTGGTTTTGCCACTAATAAACTGTTTCTCAGTTGATTCCAATCATTTAAAGATGAGCCTGAAGCTGATTAGTCTGTGATCACAGTAATGTTACTGTAAGTAGGTAGTGAACTATACACGAGTAGAAGCCAATTAAAGAAATGTTAGACATTTACTGTCTGCACGCATTTATACATGTGAAGAGTTCATGGTGCCTTCTCCATATAAACTGCTTTTtctgcaataaaacatttacattattacattgaGTGATGTCTTCATTTTCCTCCTGACGTGGATGACGTCAGAGGCTGGTTAGCGTGTTTCACTTTTATGGGTTGAGGCCAgggtaaaataaaactgattttaatTCGAATTCATTATAAACTAGCATCATAACGTTCCTCCAGCTTCATTGGAGCATCATCGTCCTCCATTCCGGCGGGAACAGCAGTTCGGCTAATATTGGACCTTGTAGGTGAATCAAAGGTGGGTAAGTTTCCATAACTTCTGGTTTAAAATCTTGTTCGTGAAATAAATACAAaccttttcagcttttaaaGCAAACTGGCTAactaacaacaataacaacattagCGCGTTGTCTCTTAAGGAGCTAACAAAGCTAATGTTAAAGAAGCTAATGCTcactttatttaataaaataaaagaagtaaatgcgacatagGGTCCgagctgtttgtgtttcggAACACGAGTATGATGAGCAGAACTAAACAGAACCGCTACATATGTGTCATTTATATCTTGTACATGATGCATCTCGGTTGTTTTCGTGCTGTGGTTCTTGGTGGGTCCGGGTCCCGGTCCGCCCGCTGTAGGACCTGCTGGTGCCCGTCATTTATGGGGGTCCAACAGCACCTTCAACTCTGTGCACGTCCCTGTGGTTGGGTCAAATGATTTCACTGTTTGAACTACACCGTCTGTTTGTCCATGCTGTgacgcggcggcggaggaggaggaggaggaggaggaagggggggtcTGTGTCTCCGTGCAGCCTCCGGAGCTCAGGGCGGGGCCACggcgcgcagcagcagcagcttcatcaccgACACCGACCTCCTGCTCGTCTCCAGGCCGCGGCATGGACCCGGGAGTCCGGCCTGTTTCCCCTCAATCACAACGGGTCCGGTTCGAGCTGCGGCTTATTCGGGGGACAATACCAGTACCGGTGGAGAGGATGAAGGTGGTCTACGGTTGAAGCTGCGGAGCGGAGACAAACCGTGCGCGGAGCGGGAGCATCGCGCTCCGACGCACCAGAAAATCGCCATTGTTCGGATGCGCAGAGCCTCAGAGGAAACAGCCGGAGTCCAGAGAGAGAGATCGTCCGAGAAGCACCATGTTCCCCCCG
Above is a window of Betta splendens chromosome 9, fBetSpl5.4, whole genome shotgun sequence DNA encoding:
- the eps8a gene encoding epidermal growth factor receptor kinase substrate 8a isoform X3, with the protein product MNGYEAPALASGIFGSYNSHINGHGSHSPEPPKNKAKSGAKALYGHFNVYSDKWSHSFKQRKHYTKTSINSLTDTSQYHVEHLTTFVLDRKDGLITVDDGIRRLRLLDAKGKVWTQEMLLQVEEKSVTLIDQETKNDLENFPIGIIQHCQAVMNACNYDSILALVCKESGQTKPDLHLFQCDHIKASLIHADIESAMIDAKGGKVKKRPEALKMILKSDGAIPPPPAAPAPEPPAPSGQVDVKSRVAAWSAWTNEQQDYEKQGLTSEEEGPVEMTAARVDRDVQILNHILDDIEFFVTKLQKAAEAFNELSKRKKTKKGKKKGPGEGVLTLRSKPPGEEDFVDCLQKFKHAFNQLGKLKDLIQNPSAVDLVHFLFSPLRMVIQASGSVDLARSVVVPLLSREAIDFLHASGTAEERHLWVTLGDGWTKCRLEWPKDHYFPPCVLRFRDGWEPPALAAPTLSRDQELTQLAETLAHADIQRQEELKIFPPADGYALTNTDYKRMQILDQDSAVAAFKQAVSCRVDRSFDVDGRGQTKLFAKSKYDFVARNNTELSVVKDEVVEVLDDRKQWWKVRNGSGASGYVPNNILDSTKAVDITGRGEPIYSHTIQLMMPKREFELFKQLLGELNEKQTTRTDYVPSKPVVTQMPPAPTPPPGPTGLPTPPLPPPAAEPAKACQPVSRQNSTTSSDNGSQRPAVVNRRKSNMEEVQDELMHRLTLGRSAQKKLPAPPRSNSSLLSISITYDSAPDEVKAWLEAKGFSPVTITSLGVLTGAQLFSLNKEELKTVCPDDGARVYSQVTVQKAALEKSSGSELQEIMRRRQEKLAASTCDSGVESFDEGSTH
- the eps8a gene encoding epidermal growth factor receptor kinase substrate 8a isoform X4 — protein: MNGYEAPALASGIFGSYNSHINGHGSHSPEPPKNKAKSGAKALYGSDDIYFLRSSSKHAKKSQKQRKHYTKTSINSLTDTSQYHVEHLTTFVLDRKDGLITVDDGIRRLRLLDAKGKVWTQEMLLQVEEKSVTLIDQETKNDLENFPIGIIQHCQAVMNACNYDSILALVCKESGQTKPDLHLFQCDHIKASLIHADIESAMIDAKGGKVKKRPEALKMILKSDGAIPPPPAAPAPEPPAPSGQVDVKSRVAAWSAWTNEQQDYEKQGLTSEEEGPVEMTAARVDRDVQILNHILDDIEFFVTKLQKAAEAFNELSKRKKTKKGKKKGPGEGVLTLRSKPPGEEDFVDCLQKFKHAFNQLGKLKDLIQNPSAVDLVHFLFSPLRMVIQASGSVDLARSVVVPLLSREAIDFLHASGTAEERHLWVTLGDGWTKCRLEWPKDHYFPPCVLRFRDGWEPPALAAPTLSRDQELTQLAETLAHADIQRQEELKIFPPADGYALTNTDYKRMQILDQDSAVAAFKQAVSCRVDRSFDVDGRGQTKLFAKSKYDFVARNNTELSVVKDEVVEVLDDRKQWWKVRNGSGASGYVPNNILDSTKAVDITGRGEPIYSHTIQQLLGELNEKQTTRTDYVPSKPVVTQMPPAPTPPPGPTGLPTPPLPPPAAEPAKACQPVSRQNSTTSSDNGSQRPAVVNRRKSNMEEVQDELMHRLTLGRSAQKKLPAPPRSNSSLLSISITYDSAPDEVKAWLEAKGFSPVTITSLGVLTGAQLFSLNKEELKTVCPDDGARVYSQVTVQKAALEKSSGSELQEIMRRRQEKLAASTCDSGVESFDEGSTH
- the eps8a gene encoding epidermal growth factor receptor kinase substrate 8a isoform X1 — encoded protein: MNGYEAPALASGIFGSYNSHINGHGSHSPEPPKNKAKSGAKALYGSDDIYFLRSSSKHAKKSQKQRKHYTKTSINSLTDTSQYHVEHLTTFVLDRKDGLITVDDGIRRLRLLDAKGKVWTQEMLLQVEEKSVTLIDQETKNDLENFPIGIIQHCQAVMNACNYDSILALVCKESGQTKPDLHLFQCDHIKASLIHADIESAMIDAKGGKVKKRPEALKMILKSDGAIPPPPAAPAPEPPAPSGQVDVKSRVAAWSAWTNEQQDYEKQGLTSEEEGPVEMTAARVDRDVQILNHILDDIEFFVTKLQKAAEAFNELSKRKKTKKGKKKGPGEGVLTLRSKPPGEEDFVDCLQKFKHAFNQLGKLKDLIQNPSAVDLVHFLFSPLRMVIQASGSVDLARSVVVPLLSREAIDFLHASGTAEERHLWVTLGDGWTKCRLEWPKDHYFPPCVLRFRDGWEPPALAAPTLSRDQELTQLAETLAHADIQRQEELKIFPPADGYALTNTDYKRMQILDQDSAVAAFKQAVSCRVDRSFDVDGRGQTKLFAKSKYDFVARNNTELSVVKDEVVEVLDDRKQWWKVRNGSGASGYVPNNILDSTKAVDITGRGEPIYSHTIQLMMPKREFELFKQLLGELNEKQTTRTDYVPSKPVVTQMPPAPTPPPGPTGLPTPPLPPPAAEPAKACQPVSRQNSTTSSDNGSQRPAVVNRRKSNMEEVQDELMHRLTLGRSAQKKLPAPPRSNSSLLSISITYDSAPDEVKAWLEAKGFSPVTITSLGVLTGAQLFSLNKEELKTVCPDDGARVYSQVTVQKAALEKSSGSELQEIMRRRQEKLAASTCDSGVESFDEGSTH
- the eps8a gene encoding epidermal growth factor receptor kinase substrate 8a isoform X2, producing the protein MNGYEAPALASGIFGSYNSHINGHGSHSPEPPKNKAKSGAKALYGSDDIYFLRSSSKHAKKSQKQRKHYTKTSINSLTDTSQYHVEHLTTFVLDRKDGLITVDDGIRRLRLLDAKGKVWTQEMLLQVEEKSVTLIDQETKNDLENFPIGIIQHCQAVMNACNYDSILALVCKESGQTKPDLHLFQCDHIKASLIHADIESAMIDAKGGKVKKRPEALKMILKSDGAIPPPPAAPAPEPPAPSGQVDVKSRVAAWSAWTNEQQDYEKQGLTSEEEGPVEMTAARVDRDVQILNHILDDIEFFVTKLQKAAEAFNELSKRKKTKKGKKKGPGEGVLTLRSKPPGEEDFVDCLQKFKHAFNQLGKLKDLIQNPSAVDLVHFLFSPLRMVIQASGSVDLARSVVVPLLSREAIDFLHASGTAEERHLWVTLGDGWTKCRLEWPKDHYFPPCVLRFRDGWEPPALAAPTLSRDQELTQLAETLAHADIQRQEELKIFPPADGYALTNTDYKRMQILDQDSAVAAFKQAVSCRVDRSFDVDGRGQTKLFAKSKYDFVARNNTELSVVKDEVVEVLDDRKQWWKVRNGSGASGYVPNNILDSTKAVDITGRGEPIYSHTIQLMMPKREFELFKQLLGELNEQTTRTDYVPSKPVVTQMPPAPTPPPGPTGLPTPPLPPPAAEPAKACQPVSRQNSTTSSDNGSQRPAVVNRRKSNMEEVQDELMHRLTLGRSAQKKLPAPPRSNSSLLSISITYDSAPDEVKAWLEAKGFSPVTITSLGVLTGAQLFSLNKEELKTVCPDDGARVYSQVTVQKAALEKSSGSELQEIMRRRQEKLAASTCDSGVESFDEGSTH
- the eps8a gene encoding epidermal growth factor receptor kinase substrate 8a isoform X6: MNGYEAPALASGIFGSYNSHINGHGSHSPEPPKNKAKSGAKALYEQRKHYTKTSINSLTDTSQYHVEHLTTFVLDRKDGLITVDDGIRRLRLLDAKGKVWTQEMLLQVEEKSVTLIDQETKNDLENFPIGIIQHCQAVMNACNYDSILALVCKESGQTKPDLHLFQCDHIKASLIHADIESAMIDAKGGKVKKRPEALKMILKSDGAIPPPPAAPAPEPPAPSGQVDVKSRVAAWSAWTNEQQDYEKQGLTSEEEGPVEMTAARVDRDVQILNHILDDIEFFVTKLQKAAEAFNELSKRKKTKKGKKKGPGEGVLTLRSKPPGEEDFVDCLQKFKHAFNQLGKLKDLIQNPSAVDLVHFLFSPLRMVIQASGSVDLARSVVVPLLSREAIDFLHASGTAEERHLWVTLGDGWTKCRLEWPKDHYFPPCVLRFRDGWEPPALAAPTLSRDQELTQLAETLAHADIQRQEELKIFPPADGYALTNTDYKRMQILDQDSAVAAFKQAVSCRVDRSFDVDGRGQTKLFAKSKYDFVARNNTELSVVKDEVVEVLDDRKQWWKVRNGSGASGYVPNNILDSTKAVDITGRGEPIYSHTIQLMMPKREFELFKQLLGELNEKQTTRTDYVPSKPVVTQMPPAPTPPPGPTGLPTPPLPPPAAEPAKACQPVSRQNSTTSSDNGSQRPAVVNRRKSNMEEVQDELMHRLTLGRSAQKKLPAPPRSNSSLLSISITYDSAPDEVKAWLEAKGFSPVTITSLGVLTGAQLFSLNKEELKTVCPDDGARVYSQVTVQKAALEKSSGSELQEIMRRRQEKLAASTCDSGVESFDEGSTH
- the eps8a gene encoding epidermal growth factor receptor kinase substrate 8a isoform X5, producing the protein MNGYEAPALASGIFGSYNSHINGHGSHSPEPPKNKAKSGAKALYGSDDIYFLRSSSKHAKKSQKQRKHYTKTSINSLTDTSQYHVEHLTTFVLDRKDGLITVDDGIRRLRLLDAKGKVWTQEMLLQVEEKSVTLIDQETKNDLENFPIGIIQHCQAVMNACNYDSILALVCKESGQTKPDLHLFQCDHIKASLIHADIESAMIDAKGGKVKKRPEALKMILKSDGAIPPPPAAPAPEPPAPSGQVDVKSRVAAWSAWTNEQQDYEKQGLTSEEEGPVEMTAARVDRDVQILNHILDDIEFFVTKLQKAAEAFNELSKRKKTKKGKKKGPGEGVLTLRSKPPGEEDFVDCLQKFKHAFNQLGKLKDLIQNPSAVDLVHFLFSPLRMVIQASGSVDLARSVVVPLLSREAIDFLHASGTAEERHLWVTLGDGWTKCRLEWPKDHYFPPCVLRFRDGWEPPALAAPTLSRDQELTQLAETLAHADIQRQEELKIFPPADGYALTNTDYKRMQILDQDSAVAAFKQAVSCRVDRSFDVDGRGQTKLFAKSKYDFVARNNTELSVVKDEVVEVLDDRKQWWKVRNGSGASGYVPNNILDSTKAVDITGRGEPIYSHTIQQLLGELNEQTTRTDYVPSKPVVTQMPPAPTPPPGPTGLPTPPLPPPAAEPAKACQPVSRQNSTTSSDNGSQRPAVVNRRKSNMEEVQDELMHRLTLGRSAQKKLPAPPRSNSSLLSISITYDSAPDEVKAWLEAKGFSPVTITSLGVLTGAQLFSLNKEELKTVCPDDGARVYSQVTVQKAALEKSSGSELQEIMRRRQEKLAASTCDSGVESFDEGSTH